The following proteins are encoded in a genomic region of Triticum dicoccoides isolate Atlit2015 ecotype Zavitan chromosome 1B, WEW_v2.0, whole genome shotgun sequence:
- the LOC119305975 gene encoding NDR1/HIN1-like protein 10, whose protein sequence is MPATTGSARRVAVLRCIVAALVVTVLLAGLVVLVFWLVVRPKPIEYSVARAAVRHFNVTSPPGGGGGATLNASFYLTLAADNPNRRVSMRYRSVAVYVHYGAGEVAPQLAVADVPDFHQPSRNETRLEVRAVARSAPVPDWTARELEHDRSDGEVGVEVRVTAIVHFLVGGVKSRHYNMRAVCSPVVIGLSPSSAKSFRGVPCDVAIS, encoded by the coding sequence atgccggcgacgacggggaGCGCCAGGCGGGTGGCCGTGCTCCGCTGCATCGTGGCCGCGCTGGTCGTCACCGTGCTCCTCGCCGGCCTCGTCGTCCTCGTCTTCTGGCTCGTCGTCCGCCCCAAGCCCATAGAGTACAGCGTCGCGCGTGCCGCCGTGCGGCACTTCAACGTCACGTCGccgcccggcggcggcggcggcgccacgcTCAACGCCTCCTTCTACCTCACCCTCGCAGCCGACAACCCGAACCGGCGCGTGTCCATGCGCTACAGGTCGGTCGCCGTCTACGTGCACTACGGCGCGGGCGAGGTGGCGCCTCAGCTGGCGGTCGCCGACGTGCCGGACTTCCACCAGCCCAGCAGGAACGAGACGCGGCTCGAGGTGCGCGCCGTGGCGCGGTCGGCGCCGGTGCCCGACTGGACCGCGCGGGAGCTCGAGCACGACCGCTCCGACGGCGAGGTGGGCGTGGAGGTGCGCGTCACCGCGATCGTCCATTTCTTGGTTGGCGGCGTCAAGTCCAGGCACTACAACATGCGGGCGGTCTGCTCCCCGGTGGTCATCGGCTTGTCGCCGTCGTCGGCAAAATCCTTCCGGGGCGTGCCGTGCGACGTTGCAATTTCGTGA